The stretch of DNA CACAAGGACATTCTTCATATTTAGGTTTTTCAATATGTTGTTGAGgttggaaaaatttatcttcAGTAATCATTTCTATGTcaagtttattattattgttattgatgatgGTTTCTTCACCCATCATCATAAGATATTCATGAGAATGGGTTTGAGTGATTGGGGTAAAGGTTCCATTATTAGTGTTATGTAAAGATGTTCCAGTACTTATATATTTTGGTtcatgttgttgttgatgttgatggtggtggttgttgttgttttcattgTCTTTagacaattgaaaatgtggATGATGAGTATTGGATGACATGGATTGCATATTATGTTTATATCGTTTTCTTTGTGATTCTATTGGATTTTCCAACTTATGAGTTGAAGTTGTTAGtggtgaagaagatgaagatgataaaGTAGATATcataatgaaataaaaaaaggaatAAACTAAAtggaaataaaataaaggGTAAAGGAAAAGGGGGGGAAGTTGTGGTGTTATTTATAGTATGGCAAAAGATAAACTAGAACAGTATAAACAAAGGTACATGTGTGTCTGTAAATGTAAGTGTAATTTTTAGACTATTTGAAAGTAATTAGTCTAATacttattttcaattcttctatTTCCGGATGGTGATATAGAAGGAGGGGAATATTATTGCTTATGTaatagttgttgtttgttaaAAAACCTGATTATGtaagttgttgtttgttgttgtttcgtattattaaacaatCTATAACTTTGATTATATGCTTGTATTGGATTtgtaattttgttttccaattgatgatgatgatgtttcAATGAGTTTTCGTTTTcgttttgaattttttttctggtttCTGTCGATGGACTTTGAATTCGTGTTGGTGAAaatgaaactaaaaaaaaatttatagtAAGATTGATTGATAGATTTTAAAcacaaaattgattcaatcaaaataaagTTGATCTTGTTAAAGTTATTGAGTatgattgatttgaattcgACTAAAAAGATTTAGGAGATACCTATTTATATACAAATTATATCAACATTGAAAATTAGATAATATTAAGAGCAATACATAAAATACTCCAAAAGAAACTAACACATATCACGGAATTATAAGAATATCATGGTATAAACTTATATTGGACTTTCCTTATTAGAAGAATCTTCCAAGATAAACCGGcattaaaagaagaaaagggCCAGTTAAGAAAAttacaataataatgagTTGTATATAACAATACTCAGCACAAtatcttcaaaatcatcaaataaacaatcaagtataataattcaagaaaaaattagtattaataataatccaatTATAACGAGACCCTAAAAAAACAGAATGACAagaatattaataataatcatgaCATTATGGGCAGGGCACGTGCATGTAGTTACATTGAGTAGCATattattctttctttttttctttttttctttttgcagacaaacaaatttgcaattgttatttcttgtcatttattatttgccTTCTAttgctttttctttttttgtttatggGATGATTGGATTGGTATGGCTATTATTAGGATGGATTTCTAGATAAATATTTCgtataatttattagtgtaatttattatgggtatatttcaaattttagTAGCATTTGGCTACAAATTCTTctctaaaaaaaatggttcTCGTAAATTACATTAAATGGTAGAGTTTACCATAATCACAAATTCATATACTTCTGATCTACAATAATGGTCTTCTCATTGACATGTATAGGTCGACGTGTTTACTGAAAGCACAGTCTTTTTAGGTTATCTATGACAATGTCACAAGTTGCAAAATTATTAACcttaatcttttttttttctccttgTCGTTTTACTTATGATGTCATTATACTGCACACAATTAGCATTTGCTTGGATTGATTTTAGACCTTTGtatgatttaattgttgttgtagtagttgacatttcaatttcttgacaACTTCAAACAATTCATGAGTTGTCAAGAGGTACCACTTTGAAAAGTGAACCATGACCATAAATACTGGTCAACCCCACATTTCAGgttttttcatcaacaacaattatcaTCCGAACCCCGAAATCATGTGTGTTAGAAGAGTTACTAGAGTGAGCATTCTATATACAATAGTTAAGTTCAATGATGTCAATTATCGAGTTTGGGAAACAGGTTGATGTGGATTTGCTAGATTTTTGTTCACGAAACCATTTTCTTGTTACATGGACGGGGAATAATTCGTTTAAATTCTTCCCGCCCTTCCTTTGTTCATTCGCTCGCCCCAcacaaataaacaaatatacTTTGGAGTCGTGTAAATCTCACCCAATCTTGCTATCAACAAAATCTGATCTAAATTgttcatcaacaattacaaaaacaagatCGTTAGGTTGCTTAATCATCCAGTACgacaagaacaaaaaaaaaaggagtCAATCTTCTACTtattttccttctttttacaatatcaattactAGAGTACAATCATATAAACAATATCTTCCACTATATACCgttatcaattaaataagtaaattcatcaaaaacATTCATCAACCATGTCAGAATTGACTGAACTTCATCCTCATCACCATGTACAAATCAAAGAGTCAATTCTTGTGGGAAAAGcattattaaatttcaCCACATTTTTCGTGACTCTTGGGATTTTAGTAATGGGATTTGAACAATCAGTTTATGCCCCCATTATAAccaataaatatttcaaacaatatTATCATAATCCTAGTCCAACAGAAATTGGGTTCATGATTGCCATTTTAGAAATTGGAgcattattttcatcaattattgcTGGGAAAATTGGTGATTTAGTAGGAAGGAAACGTGCCACTCGTTATGGTGcagtatttttttatattggTGGATTTATTCAATGTATTTCTCCCAATATGTTCATTTTATGTATTGGTAGATTACTTGGTGGGTTTGGTATTGGATTTTTAACCACTATTGTCCCCATGTTTCAATCAGAAATTAGTCCTGCTGAAGCTCGTGGGTTTTATGCATGTGTTGAATTCACCGGGAATATTCTTGGTTATGCCATTGGTATTTGGTTAGATTATGCCTTTTCATACCttgaaaatgattataGTTGGAAAGCACCTTTGATTGTCCAATTTTTATTAGGGGTGGTGTTATGGTTAGGTAcgtttattgttgttgaaactCCAAGATGGTTATTGAATCATGATCATGATTTAGAAGGAATGATTGTTATAGCTGATTTATATGCTGATGGAGACGTTGAAGATGATCATGCTATGAGTGAATATAGAAATATTAAAGAATcagttttaattgatagAATTGAAGGTGGAGAAAGATCAtatgaatatttatttaaacgTTATGCTAAAAGATTATCAGTGGCTTGCTTTGGATTAATGTTTGCTCAATTGAATGGGATCAATCTTATTTCATATTATGCCCCCATGATTTTTGAAGAAGCAGGTTGGGTCGGTAGACAAGCAGTATTTATGACGGGTATTAATGGTATTATTTATGTCATAAGTACTATTCCTCCGTGGTATTTAGTTGATTCTTGGGGTAGAAAACCATTATTGATGAGCGGAGCTTTAATCATGGGTATTCCATTTTGTATTGCCGGTTATTCACTTTCgttaaataatgaatataCTTCTACAATTGTCGTTAcaagtattattatttctaattttgGGTTTGGGTTTTCTTGGGGTGGTATTGGTTGGTTATTACCTGCTGAAGTATTACCATTATCGGTTCGTTCAAAAGGTGCTGCTTTAGCAACAGCAACTAATTGGTTTTCAaactttgttgttggattAGCTTCGCCAATT from Candida albicans SC5314 chromosome R, complete sequence encodes:
- a CDS encoding uncharacterized protein (Ortholog of C. dubliniensis CD36 : Cd36_29080, C. parapsilosis CDC317 : CPAR2_202490, Candida tenuis NRRL Y-1498 : CANTEDRAFT_112323 and Debaryomyces hansenii CBS767 : DEHA2F19184g), with the protein product MISTLSSSSSSPLTTSTHKLENPIESQRKRYKHNMQSMSSNTHHPHFQLSKDNENNNNHHHQHQQQHEPKYISTGTSLHNTNNGTFTPITQTHSHEYLMMMGEETIINNNNNKLDIEMITEDKFFQPQQHIEKPKYEECPCGHLHGPGQSNHHDIHAVGLSDFPLLRGPD
- the HGT3 gene encoding Hgt3p (Putative glucose transporter of the major facilitator superfamily; the C. albicans glucose transporter family comprises 20 members; 12 probable membrane-spanning segments, extended C terminus; expressed in rich medium with 2% glucose); the protein is MSELTELHPHHHVQIKESILVGKALLNFTTFFVTLGILVMGFEQSVYAPIITNKYFKQYYHNPSPTEIGFMIAILEIGALFSSIIAGKIGDLVGRKRATRYGAVFFYIGGFIQCISPNMFILCIGRLLGGFGIGFLTTIVPMFQSEISPAEARGFYACVEFTGNILGYAIGIWLDYAFSYLENDYSWKAPLIVQFLLGVVLWLGTFIVVETPRWLLNHDHDLEGMIVIADLYADGDVEDDHAMSEYRNIKESVLIDRIEGGERSYEYLFKRYAKRLSVACFGLMFAQLNGINLISYYAPMIFEEAGWVGRQAVFMTGINGIIYVISTIPPWYLVDSWGRKPLLMSGALIMGIPFCIAGYSLSLNNEYTSTIVVTSIIISNFGFGFSWGGIGWLLPAEVLPLSVRSKGAALATATNWFSNFVVGLASPILLDQIKWKTYFIPAISCFISFFAVWYLFPETKGLSLEEMGSVFDDKSSIFSHHASGSVGGSSSSIFNYGATNDLNRRTSMTNDSTPSIAGALPGAVPGAIDSIHQSAASMARNPTSNNNQQLDGIITGAAPPPMPINTNNNNIIKPVKSDNAADTLSLDSGFGGSQSDIVQEIEPPSLEEILKYKIQKQIEPNAFIATFHWLFSKKGQPNDEESRLLQQ